CATCACTGCTGAAAAGACGCATTTTCTGTTTGACGAAACCGTGAGAAGGCCCTCGCAAGACGGTCGATCCACTCCGGTTCTGTACAACTGTGAAAACGAGTATTCTTGCATCAACGGGATCCAggaattgaaggaaattaCTTCCAATGATATCTACTACTGGGGGTTGTCTGTGATAAAGCAGAATATGCAATCCAACCCCACTGCCAAGTTAAACTTAATTTGGCCTGCTACTCCAATCCACATCAAAAAGTATGAACAACAAAGTTTCCATTTGGTCAGAGAGACTCCGGAGATGTACAAGAGAATTGTACAGCCCtacattgaagaaatgtgTAATAACGGTAGACTTAAATGGGTCAACAATATTCTTTACGAAGGTGCTGAGTCCGAAAGGGTCGTTTATAAAGATTTCTCTGAGGAAAATAAAGACGACGGCTTTCTAATCTTGCCTGATATGAAATGGGACGGTATGAACTTGGACTCTTTGTACTTGGTCGCCATCGTTTACAGAACCGACATTAAGACAATAAGAGACTTAAGATATTCCGATAAAAAATGGTTGATTAACTTAAACAACAAGATCAGGTCCATTATTCCTGGCTGTTATAACTATGCAGTCCATCCGGACGAGTTGAGAATCTTGGTTCACTATCAACCCTCCTATTATCATTTCCATATTCACATCGTCAATATAAAGCATCCTGGTCTAGGTAATAGTATTGCTGCAGGCAAGGCTATCTTGCTGGAAGACATCATTGAAATGTTAAACTATCTGGGACCAGAGGGTTACATGAACAAAACAATCACCTATGCTATCGGTGAGAACCACGACTTATGGAAGAGGGGTTTGGAGGAAGAACTTACCAAGCAATTGGAAAGAGATGGTATTCCGAAAATACCCAAGATTGTCAATGGCTTCAAATAAAAGCTGTTGTTCCAATCTGCTTTTTCATGTTGTCTACTTTTTTCTCCCTACATAAAATACggtactttttttcaagattgtTCAATTTGCGGACCTCATCCAGACGATACAGGACATGTGTATTTGAATCTGTCATCAGAAACCGGTACGTATTATATAGCCACTTGATTTCAAAGTAAATAACTCAAACTGAATAGAAAACAATCAGAAAAGGCTGATAAATGACCTCGCCCTGAAACCTGGGGaccttcttccttttttttctttttgcgTTGGCCGTATCTAAGATGAAAATTTACACGCCATTGGAAACAAGATGAACAAATTAGTAAAGTAAGGGGGCAGTAACACTGAGATCATATTATAGAGGTCTCCCAAGATTTTCAGTGTGTCTATAGCatggagaaaaataaaaaaaaaagagatcGTGAAGATAGTACAGATCGGAAGGATACACCGTCCcacaagaaattgaaatcgGATTCGACAAATGACCGAGCTGCAGACACATTATTACGTTTCACCATGTCCAAAGGGTATCAAATGATGGAGAAAATGGGTTACAAAGAAGGCGAAGCATTAGgtagaaataaaaatgccCTTAAAGAACCTCTAAAAGTGAAAATCAATTCCAAAAGGCAGGGCATTCGTGCAAGCACACCTGACCCATCTACGGCAAATGACACGCAGATGAGTGAACAAGAAtttagaaaaggagaaagtGAGACGAAAAATAATGACcgattggaaaaaatttggcacaaaattcaaaggactgcttttgaaataatGGGTGATTCTGAGTTATACAATCCGGGCAATGATCCGAGAGACTTTAATGTGCTTTGGAGACCCTATGTTTCACAgcttaatgaaaaattaggAAACTTGAATAGTGTCACTAATGATGATACGGAGGCGAAGGATGATATGAAATTGATGTCAGAGGAAGAGTTAGCGTCTTTACCGGCAGACCAAAATATTAAAATCAAACACCGCCGCTCCATTATTGATATTCATATAGAGGACAGCGAACTGGCTGCATTGAAAGAGTTAAGCATCAAGGAAAGGATAACGAAGTTGAACGTATTCCTGagaactgaaaaatactattgctttttttgtGGAGTCAAATATAAGGACGAAAGTGATCTTTTCGAGCATTGTCCAGGAGTTGATGAGGAGGACCATGAATGATCCCCGTTGGCAGAATTAGATTCCTATTGTTAGACTTTCAAgcacaaaaaaatgacaatatattatgtatataatattataataCACAGTAGGAGAGAGAAAGATGAAAGATCACCCTCGTTACTCCTTTGCAGACACAACTTTAAAACCTTCCTCTAATAATGCAGTGACATCTTCATTCTTATATGGCAGATTATTCAATACGAATGCAATATCATCCCATTGCTTTTGAGTTTCACACTTCTTCAGCCTTCCAACTAATTTCTCATTCAATTGCTTTTGATGTCTTTCTTTATCGATGAAAGTtaacaaaaatttgatgatccTCTTAAAACTTTCTTTACCCAATAAATCATCTGACGATAGATTaccaaaaatatcaataaatCCATTATAAATGGCATTGTCCTTGGAAGCTAACTCGGAGAAAAATAATCTACACATATCACTTATGCCTTGATCTGGATTATCCAGGCATTTAGCCATTTCTCCTAATTGGCCCTTTACTTTAACTTGGCCAgctaaaatcaaaaatgtaACGGTCATTAAACATGTCCTTTGTACCATTAAGTTTTCATCATGCAAGCGGCGATACAAATAATCCGTGTTCTCATCTACTAAGTTGTTGAAGCATACTGCCATGTCACCCAACCCTAAGACGGCGTTTGAGCGGATAGTTGGGTCCGGCGATTTTTCCATTACTGTGATCAATAGCGGTAGTCTCTTTTCACAGTATTTCGATGATAGACACATCAGTTTTTCCAAACATAAAGTTGCTGTTCTTTGTAGCATCGGATCACTAAATCTAATTGAATTAGAAACAATCTCTTCCACTATAGGGCAAAATTTCCCCAAAATAGATTTTTCTCCAAGTAgtaattcattttcttttacaaATTGAATAGCGTCTGTGAAATCGTCTTCATTAGTACCCCCTATCATTTCCAACTCTTTAAcgtcatcattatcttgTGCAGTGTTCGTTTTATTACCATCTTGGCTTTTATCCTTACCATTCCGAGTTTCTGCCtcgatttttcttttcttgaattcaGCCTCACATTTTTCCAGGTAAACGAGTGTCTTAATTGCCACTTGTCCAACAATGAATAACAATTGACTGAGAGAAACTACTCTAGATGATTGTTCTAACGACAAAATAGAATCCTCTCCTTCTGGTTTACCAAAAGTCATCATAGTCTTTTCTCTAATCAGACCTGTAGCTAATACGTCTGGCTTAGAAGATATCGTGAACAATGCGCTAAGAGCTTGTTCACACATGGGATAATATTCATTATCTCTAGTATAGTTGATAATCATAGCATACAACTTTTTAACTGCAACGTCTTCAAGCTCTTGATTTATTGCTTTGGTGATGATAGTACTTTTCTTCGGGACCATTCTCTCCAACGCTAAACAAGAATATCGACAAAGGGTCAGATCTTTTATGCCAACGCTGCCAAGCCCAATATTTAGCAACGATTCCAACCCCTTTAGCGCTATTTCATTATCTGCTAGCGATAACATTCCTATAATAATGATGGAACCATGGATCTGCTCCTTAGAGAATCCTCTTTCGGAGTTACCGTTGGCTTGCTCATTGCTAAACCCATCTTTCTCAACTTCTGTATCGTTCTTTGACGCCGAACTGTAGATCGCCCAAAGAATATTAATGACATGCTGATCAATCAGATTCTGTTCATACACCATTCCCAGCAATTGTTCCAAAGAAGCCAAGTCTGCAATAGATGCGCCGATAGCCAAATTAATTAAATTTTTGGCAATATGTGCCGTCTTCTCTCGCATATTACAACTATCTGGTGCTGTTAAAAATAGCTGTTTGTAGCATTCTATCAAGTGTGCTGATATACTTGTCCCCTCATCATTCGTACCCTTCATCCAAACTAAATgtaacattttcttcacaCCTAACTCGCTTAATTCAATGTCAAATGCATCTGCTAAGACCAAGAAGTCCATTGATTCTAAAACTTCATTTCtatttttagaaaatagCAAATTTGATATCAATTCAATACTTTTGTGGATGTcattgatgaaagaaatcgCGTCTTTGTAGTAAACAATCATTAACTTTAGTTTCATAACACCATCTGCATTTGttgtatttatattttctacCTCATTTTCTATCCTGGAAAGTTCGGGGCCCTCATTGAAAGATTCCTCTAATCTTGTTCCACGTTGTacttcgtcttcttccacATTTTCCTTAATTAAAGACCTCTCAATTGCGTCattcaaagtttcttgGGATTCAATTTGCTCCAAAGAGGTTTTCAATTGCGATTCAGATACTTTGAGGTGTTCTTCCCATTCGCTCAGTTTCAATTGACTACCATGCATTGCTTTGAAGGGATGTTTTAGCAATAATTTGGACAGCAGTTTAACCGAGTTTCTACGAACTAAAGAGGACCGGTCCTGCAGTGACCTTACCGCTAGGGTGGTGAATTTAGCTTTACTCTTGTTGAATTTTGAGCTCAAATCGCAAATCTTTGAGCATCCTTGTATTGCTTTCGTTCTGACATACGGATTCGAATCctgaaatctttcttccaGTAATTCGATGAGTACCGCTATTTGTTGTTTATAATGTTCTAGACTTTGTGAATCTTGAGCCAATTCAGATACAATATTTCCGCATGCTTCTACGACGGAACATCTCAGCGTTATAGAGCTATTATTGAGTAAAGTGATTACGAGATTCATTTGTCGAAGCATTATTCCTGGTGATAGTTCTGACAGTTTAATTAAGAAATTTGAGATCGCCTTAGGGCCTGTAGTGTCCTTAGCGTTAAAGACCCTAGTGCTAATTTCTTTTAAGATGTTTTCCGTTAGCTGCGGGTAGTTGTATTCATCGTTTAACAGTTTTAATAGTTCTGCATTGAAAATCGataaatgaagaaaataagttAAATTTGTCATCAATGAACCTTGTATGCTCGAACTTTGTCCATGATTTTTAACACACATAGCtataattctttgaataaACAGCTTTACAGATGGAACTTTTGTTACGGGCTCAATCTCCAATATCACAAACAATGGTCTTGTAAACAAACCAATGAACAGATCTTTCTCGGGAGTTGTCTGAAATATTTTAGATAAATTAATCTCTAGGAGCTTTATTATAGATTCAAGTAGGTTTTCCAGTTGATTACAATTCCTTCTGAATACTTCAACATTCGCACTATCGTTTCTACCGTTCTTGGCAGAACGGTTTAAATTAGTAGACTGCGATGAGATTTTATGTAACTCATCTTGTAAAAACGTCAAAAGTACCTGAATAAGGTAACCATATTCTTCTAAATACCTCTTCCATTGCGGTATCAGCTCACTGATTTCAGGGAAGTTGATATTCGATGACAAATTAGCGCTAATATCCTTTGAAAGATTCGACAAAGATGAACTGATCAAATAACTTAATTGAGTTTGTAGTTTCGGTGTTAAATGCGGATAGTCGTGGCAGAGATCTATCAATAACTCTAATGTCTCTTGATTAGCATCTATTTGTTCGGGTGAAACGGCCAATTGATCTATGATGACATTTAATTCTCTGGATGGATCTTCCAAACGAGGATACGATTCCCGATCTGTTGTCTGAAACTTGGTTAAATACTCGGATAGGCTAAAAGCGgacatttttcaaagtagCATGAACTATTAATATTCTGCAAACAAAATGATATTGACTCTTGTCCTCTCTGGCACCTacactttccttttttgttgCTGTTATATCTaggtatttttttttcctttgtttaCTAGATGATCGCAAGATTTTCGCGATGCATTATAATTTGGGGATTATAGAGAATACAAATATCCTCGTGATTCGCTGGACAAAAGTTCTATATTTGGATCATAACTCGTACAGACACGCGTTTGCAAAACACTCTCGAAGATATCCCACTCAAGGAAAAATTACAGAGACgtgtttttgttttcctaTCCAAACCGACCCTTAGGAGTCTTACCAAGTTCGATAAAGttgattatatatataaatatatatatgtgtgtTACGCAATCAGTAGGTTAGTGTGACTAAATACAGTTGGCAACACCACACAAACTCGCATCGGaagcattttttgatatactTCACTTGATATACAGCATTTTCGTAGCGAGGCTAAAAAACATGTCACTATAGCTTCGAAAGCGAAAATAAATAAGGTAAGAATGTACTATCAGAAAAAAGTGATTATATTATGTTCTAGCAATACATCTATATGGATTACTGTAACAATAtaagaaattaaaaaacaTATTGATTTCGCCCAGGATCGAACTGGGGACGTTCTGCGTGTTAAGCAGATGCCATAACCGACTAGACCACGAAACCAACTACTGTGGGAGTCGAAGGGTAGCAGATATAGTTATCAAAAAGGTCCAAATAATTTCTCATCTAAACCCATTCCTGTTGTTCTATCTCAGACAGATTGATATATTCATTCAggtaactagaagattatcatatacggtgttaagaagatgacgaaaattATTAGATCAGTGAAATAtgattcagaacagtcgtcgaatttagtggaagctgaagcgcaaggattgataatgcaataggatcgGAATAACGACTTTTGAAATGAAGGGAGGAATAAGTACAGCATTATGCAAAATTGGCGATTTTCCTTCGTGGCCTCCTAAATTCATGGGGAGAACTTTTGGcatattctatatacataatatcATTcttatatcaaaaatggaatcccaacaattgtcacaagattttaccGGCCATCAATGCTAAACAACATATCCAATCGACGCGTCCTCTATATATACttctcttatatagttgttgataattagtagtattaattaagaataaaagcagaactctttcttacaCTAcataagagaggtatataaatCATACGCCGATTCGACATGTTAGGTATTTTCAATCtaaaataaactagggaatttactataagttcaatgtaatgactcatatcatttatatatacattccaagttgatgttcaactaatggatctttgactccaagtaCACCCACCAatagaacgtcatttcaacattcttcatcctgaaacaaggactagttatgtgaataatgatgaacctacttgttccaacaatagTATTAAAAAGAtctgcttttatttcaATTAATGCCACTAATGTTCAACACTTTTGTCCTCAAGGAGATCTAAAAGTGAAATCCCAATATCCATCGCAAGATTGTCAGATGGAATTGTAGCAgcatgaaaaataaactgtATCTTTTATAACAGTAATTGATGAAAGAtgtttgattttgttcCGACAATGTCTGACAATGTTGGACATTGCAACTGCAATTCGTTACTTATGTTTGATGTATGGCAAGTTACTGCCATTACTAAAAGTTAGTCGCTTTCATCTACCGATGAAAATTGGTCAAATATAGAGACTAAAATGCAAAGTGATATTAACGTATATAAGCAAGTATATAATCTATGGGATATAAAAGCGTATTATTGGCTattatgtttttcttcatttttgggTCGTTAAGAATATATGGGCGATGGCGATGGTGACGGCGACTTGGAAAAATAATCACAT
This genomic window from Saccharomyces kudriavzevii IFO 1802 strain IFO1802 genome assembly, chromosome: 12 contains:
- the YCS4 gene encoding condensin subunit YCS4 (similar to Saccharomyces cerevisiae YCS4 (YLR272C); ancestral locus Anc_6.68), whose translation is MSAFSLSEYLTKFQTTDRESYPRLEDPSRELNVIIDQLAVSPEQIDANQETLELLIDLCHDYPHLTPKLQTQLSYLISSSLSNLSKDISANLSSNINFPEISELIPQWKRYLEEYGYLIQVLLTFLQDELHKISSQSTNLNRSAKNGRNDSANVEVFRRNCNQLENLLESIIKLLEINLSKIFQTTPEKDLFIGLFTRPLFVILEIEPVTKVPSVKLFIQRIIAMCVKNHGQSSSIQGSLMTNLTYFLHLSIFNAELLKLLNDEYNYPQLTENILKEISTRVFNAKDTTGPKAISNFLIKLSELSPGIMLRQMNLVITLLNNSSITLRCSVVEACGNIVSELAQDSQSLEHYKQQIAVLIELLEERFQDSNPYVRTKAIQGCSKICDLSSKFNKSKAKFTTLAVRSLQDRSSLVRRNSVKLLSKLLLKHPFKAMHGSQLKLSEWEEHLKVSESQLKTSLEQIESQETLNDAIERSLIKENVEEDEVQRGTRLEESFNEGPELSRIENEVENINTTNADGVMKLKLMIVYYKDAISFINDIHKSIELISNLLFSKNRNEVLESMDFLVLADAFDIELSELGVKKMLHLVWMKGTNDEGTSISAHLIECYKQLFLTAPDSCNMREKTAHIAKNLINLAIGASIADLASLEQLLGMVYEQNLIDQHVINILWAIYSSASKNDTEVEKDGFSNEQANGNSERGFSKEQIHGSIIIIGMLSLADNEIALKGLESLLNIGLGSVGIKDLTLCRYSCLALERMVPKKSTIITKAINQELEDVAVKKLYAMIINYTRDNEYYPMCEQALSALFTISSKPDVLATGLIREKTMMTFGKPEGEDSILSLEQSSRVVSLSQLLFIVGQVAIKTLVYLEKCEAEFKKRKIEAETRNGKDKSQDGNKTNTAQDNDDVKELEMIGGTNEDDFTDAIQFVKENELLLGEKSILGKFCPIVEEIVSNSIRFSDPMLQRTATLCLEKLMCLSSKYCEKRLPLLITVMEKSPDPTIRSNAVLGLGDMAVCFNNLVDENTDYLYRRLHDENLMVQRTCLMTVTFLILAGQVKVKGQLGEMAKCLDNPDQGISDMCRLFFSELASKDNAIYNGFIDIFGNLSSDDLLGKESFKRIIKFLLTFIDKERHQKQLNEKLVGRLKKCETQKQWDDIAFVLNNLPYKNEDVTALLEEGFKVVSAKE
- the CMG1 gene encoding Cmg1p (similar to Saccharomyces cerevisiae YLR271W; ancestral locus Anc_6.64) codes for the protein MEKNKKKRDREDSTDRKDTPSHKKLKSDSTNDRAADTLLRFTMSKGYQMMEKMGYKEGEALGRNKNALKEPLKVKINSKRQGIRASTPDPSTANDTQMSEQEFRKGESETKNNDRLEKIWHKIQRTAFEIMGDSELYNPGNDPRDFNVLWRPYVSQLNEKLGNLNSVTNDDTEAKDDMKLMSEEELASLPADQNIKIKHRRSIIDIHIEDSELAALKELSIKERITKLNVFLRTEKYYCFFCGVKYKDESDLFEHCPGVDEEDHE
- the DCS1 gene encoding 5'-(N(7)-methyl 5'-triphosphoguanosine)-(mRNA) diphosphatase (similar to Saccharomyces cerevisiae DCS1 (YLR270W) and DCS2 (YOR173W); ancestral locus Anc_6.63), whose product is MSQLPTDFASLIKRFQFVSVLDSNPQTKVMSLLGTIDNKDAIITAEKTHFLFDETVRRPSQDGRSTPVLYNCENEYSCINGIQELKEITSNDIYYWGLSVIKQNMQSNPTAKLNLIWPATPIHIKKYEQQSFHLVRETPEMYKRIVQPYIEEMCNNGRLKWVNNILYEGAESERVVYKDFSEENKDDGFLILPDMKWDGMNLDSLYLVAIVYRTDIKTIRDLRYSDKKWLINLNNKIRSIIPGCYNYAVHPDELRILVHYQPSYYHFHIHIVNIKHPGLGNSIAAGKAILLEDIIEMLNYLGPEGYMNKTITYAIGENHDLWKRGLEEELTKQLERDGIPKIPKIVNGFK